The Anaerohalosphaeraceae bacterium genomic sequence CCGGCGGATGGTATGAATTGTATTCTTCCTGTCAGCCCTGCGCGATGTGTTTAGGGGCAATCCCTTGGTCAGGCATATCCGTTCTAATCTGTGCCGCCCGCGAGGAGGATGCACGACAGGCCGGCTTTGATGAAGGACACAAACCTTCAGATTGGTGTGCAGGTCTGGAGAAGAGGGGAATCCGGGTTCATTTGGATCTGCTTCGGCAGGAGGCCGCTGCGGTGATTCAACAGTATGCCGCCGAAGGGGGAATATTGTATTAGTTCTTTATTGACAAGAACTTATAAAACATTCTGTTCGGAGATGCTTCCGTTTGATTTTTGGGCAATTTGTCCGAAAAACAAAAGAGGGTATTGCAGTTTCTGCAAAACCCTCTTTGTGCGCCACAGTGTTGTGGATGTTATTTTTTCTTCTTGGCGACTTTCTTCTTGGCTGTTTTCTTGGCGGTTTTTTTCTTTGCGGCTTTCTTTGCCATTCTTCAGTCACCTCCTTTCGGATTGGTCTGTACTTTTCTCTTTTCTTTGCTCTCTCAGCTTTGACAAAGAGCATTTCATCGATGATGATTATACAGAATTATCGACAAAAAGTTCAATCTTCCTTCATTTTTTTTTACCATCGCCTCTGCAGCGGCTCTTGAACACGGAAGAAAACGGCTTGAAGTGATGGAAGAAACTGTATTGCAGCCGGGGTACTCGCCGAGAATCATATTTTCTAAAATGCATCAAAACCCTTGTTTTGACGCAAAAGAAAAAAGGGTTTCAAAAAAAGTCCTTTCCTTTTTTTTGGGGTCTTCTCCCATTCAGTCCTTCCGTAAGAACAGAAAATCTATCTAAGAAAAAAATTCTGTTTTTGAAAAAATTTTCTTGCAGTATGATGTCACAGCGGCAGGTTTCCACAGGTCGTTGTGAGTTTTGAAGCGATGCAAAACAAAATTATACTCTTCGGCGGCACCTTTGACCCGGTCCACAGCGGCCATCTGCAGGTCGCCGATGCCGCCTGCCGTCATCTGAATGCCGAGCAGGTGATTTTCATCCCCGCCCGCCGCTCCCCTCATAAATCCGAACCGCCGGCCGCCTCCGAAGAGGACCGCCTGAACATGCTCCGACTAGCCCTGGAAGGATGGAAAGACTTTCAGGTGAGCGACTATGAATACCACCGGCCTGTACCGAGTTTTACTGTAGATACCGTCGAGGAATTCCGTCGCCGTCTGCCTTCTGCTTCGCTGATTTGGCTGGTTGGGGCCGATGCCGTCAAAGATCTGCCTCGCTGGCATCAGATTGACCGACTGATGACCCTCTGCACCCTGGCCGTAATGTACCGGGCGGGCTATCCGAAACCCGATTTTACCCCCTGCAAGCCCTATTTTTCCGCCGAACAAATCCGCCGGCTCCAGGAGCATATCGTCCCTGTCCCTCTCCTGGACATCAGCGCCACCGAAATCCGCCGCCGTCTGGCCGGCGGGCAGGATGTC encodes the following:
- a CDS encoding nucleoside deaminase, with the protein product MRWVIDLSRLNVEYKTGGPFAAAVFEQNSGRLVAAGVNLVLVSGLSIAHAEITAISLAQKTLSEHRLSSRSGGWYELYSSCQPCAMCLGAIPWSGISVLICAAREEDARQAGFDEGHKPSDWCAGLEKRGIRVHLDLLRQEAAAVIQQYAAEGGILY
- the nadD gene encoding nicotinate (nicotinamide) nucleotide adenylyltransferase; the protein is MQNKIILFGGTFDPVHSGHLQVADAACRHLNAEQVIFIPARRSPHKSEPPAASEEDRLNMLRLALEGWKDFQVSDYEYHRPVPSFTVDTVEEFRRRLPSASLIWLVGADAVKDLPRWHQIDRLMTLCTLAVMYRAGYPKPDFTPCKPYFSAEQIRRLQEHIVPVPLLDISATEIRRRLAGGQDVEGLLPASVLEYIRSRGLYGCRR